The following coding sequences lie in one Arthrobacter sp. PGP41 genomic window:
- a CDS encoding LysR substrate-binding domain-containing protein, whose protein sequence is MLDVRRLRLLRELSIRGTLAEVADALQYSPSSVSQQLALLEKEVGVELLRKTGRRVQLTPQAEVLVAHTAQLLETMEQAEADLAASLTTVTGTVRIAVFQSAALALMPETLTRMAGAYPEVRIEMIQREPETALHETWARDFDLVIAEQYPGHAAPRYPELDRVKLTTDAIRLAVPPASDGGPAISSIEDTAELAWVMEPRGAASRHWAEQACRSAGFEPDVRFETADLQAQIRLIESGNAVALMPDLVWTGRGTTARLLDLPGKPHRTVFTSVRRSSAQRPAILAARETLAATAAAVAQQDAG, encoded by the coding sequence ATGCTTGACGTTCGCCGGCTTCGCCTGCTCCGGGAACTAAGCATCCGGGGGACGCTGGCGGAGGTGGCAGACGCACTCCAGTACAGCCCGTCGTCGGTCTCCCAGCAGCTCGCGCTGCTGGAGAAGGAAGTGGGGGTTGAGCTGCTGCGGAAGACCGGGCGGCGGGTGCAGCTCACCCCGCAGGCGGAGGTCCTGGTGGCCCACACCGCGCAGCTGCTCGAAACCATGGAACAGGCCGAGGCGGACCTTGCGGCGTCCCTGACCACCGTGACCGGGACAGTGCGGATCGCCGTGTTCCAGTCGGCCGCGCTGGCGCTCATGCCCGAGACCCTCACCCGCATGGCCGGCGCGTATCCCGAAGTGCGCATCGAGATGATCCAGCGTGAGCCGGAAACGGCGCTGCACGAGACGTGGGCACGCGACTTCGACCTGGTCATCGCCGAGCAGTACCCCGGCCACGCCGCCCCGCGCTATCCCGAACTGGACCGCGTCAAGCTCACTACCGACGCCATCCGGCTCGCCGTTCCCCCCGCGTCCGACGGCGGCCCCGCCATCTCCTCGATCGAGGACACCGCGGAACTCGCCTGGGTCATGGAACCACGGGGGGCGGCGTCCCGCCACTGGGCCGAGCAGGCCTGCCGGAGCGCGGGGTTCGAGCCCGACGTGCGTTTTGAAACCGCCGACCTCCAGGCCCAGATCCGCCTCATCGAGTCCGGGAACGCCGTGGCGCTGATGCCGGACCTGGTGTGGACGGGGCGCGGCACCACCGCCCGGCTCCTTGACCTGCCGGGCAAGCCGCACCGCACGGTGTTCACCTCCGTCCGCCGTTCCAGCGCCCAGCGGCCCGCGATCCTCGCAGCCCGGGAGACCCTGGCGGCCACTGCAGCGGCCGTGGCACAGCAGGACGCCGGGTGA
- a CDS encoding AEC family transporter has translation MLGVLAGFFVVWCIILVGWFVGRQKILGDNARQVLSSLTFFVASPALLFETLSKARLAEVFAAPLLVAAVSAVATAAIFFAIARFWLKRPLPESLMSSMAASLVNSANLGIPIAVYVLGDASYVAPLLIFQLAFFTPLFLMLLDSSTSSHRTTPLNFIVMILRNPMIVGSALGLAVAGTGWQVPQLVMEPIHLIGGAAIPAMLIAFGMSLNGTRPLQASEGRRLDTLLASGFKLAVQPALAYLFARFALGLEGHVLFAVVVTAALPTAQNVFVAASRYKTGLTVAKDTVLITTVVAVPAMIGVALLLT, from the coding sequence TTGCTAGGGGTACTCGCCGGGTTTTTTGTGGTCTGGTGCATCATCCTGGTGGGCTGGTTCGTGGGCCGGCAGAAGATCCTGGGTGACAACGCCCGGCAGGTCCTCAGCTCCCTCACCTTTTTCGTGGCCAGCCCCGCCCTGCTCTTCGAAACGCTGAGCAAGGCCCGCCTCGCAGAGGTTTTCGCGGCGCCGCTGCTGGTTGCTGCGGTCTCGGCAGTGGCCACCGCGGCCATTTTCTTTGCCATCGCCCGGTTCTGGCTCAAACGCCCGCTGCCCGAGTCCCTGATGTCCTCCATGGCGGCCTCACTGGTGAACTCCGCCAACCTGGGCATCCCCATCGCGGTGTACGTCCTGGGCGACGCAAGCTACGTGGCACCGCTGCTCATCTTCCAGCTCGCCTTCTTCACGCCGCTGTTCCTGATGCTCCTGGATTCAAGCACCAGCTCCCACCGCACCACGCCGCTGAACTTCATCGTAATGATCCTCCGGAATCCCATGATCGTGGGTTCCGCGCTGGGCCTGGCCGTGGCCGGGACAGGCTGGCAGGTCCCGCAACTGGTGATGGAGCCCATCCACCTGATCGGTGGCGCGGCGATTCCGGCCATGCTGATCGCGTTTGGCATGAGCCTGAACGGCACCCGGCCGCTCCAGGCCTCGGAAGGCCGGCGCCTGGACACGCTGCTGGCCAGCGGCTTCAAACTGGCCGTCCAGCCCGCGCTGGCATATCTTTTTGCACGGTTCGCGCTGGGGCTTGAAGGCCATGTCCTGTTCGCCGTGGTGGTCACCGCTGCCCTGCCTACAGCGCAGAATGTCTTTGTGGCTGCCAGCCGGTACAAGACCGGCCTCACCGTGGCGAAAGACACCGTGCTGATTACCACCGTTGTGGCCGTGCCGGCGATGATCGGCGTGGCATTGCTGCTGACCTGA
- the panD gene encoding aspartate 1-decarboxylase — protein sequence MNRTMFKSKIHRATVTHADLHYVGSVTVDLDLLEAADILPGELVSIVDVTNGSRLETYTIAGERGSGVIGINGAAAHLMHENDVVILITYAQMTTEEAKAYEPRVVHVDENNRVIQLGNDPAEGLTPGMMRPPFALNNATL from the coding sequence ATGAATCGCACAATGTTCAAGTCCAAAATCCACCGGGCCACCGTCACGCACGCCGACCTGCACTACGTAGGTTCGGTCACCGTTGACCTGGACCTGCTCGAGGCCGCCGACATCCTTCCCGGCGAGCTCGTCTCCATCGTGGACGTGACCAACGGCTCGCGGCTTGAGACCTACACCATCGCCGGCGAGCGCGGCTCCGGCGTGATCGGCATCAATGGTGCAGCGGCGCACCTCATGCACGAGAACGACGTCGTCATCCTGATTACCTACGCCCAGATGACCACCGAAGAGGCCAAGGCCTATGAACCGCGGGTGGTCCACGTGGATGAAAACAACCGGGTGATCCAGCTGGGCAATGACCCGGCCGAGGGCCTCACTCCGGGGATGATGCGGCCCCCTTTCGCGCTTAACAACGCCACCCTGTAA
- a CDS encoding MFS transporter: protein MKTARAQGVGFRSERGPILIALMLSTGLVAIDSTIVATAVPSIVRDVGGFESFPWLFSAYLLAQAVSVPIYGKLSDMLGRKPIILAGIGLFLLGSVLCGIAWSMPALIAFRALQGLGAGAVLPVSITIAGDIYSLEERAKVQGYLASVWAVSSVVGPSLGGIFSSLGIWRGIFLVNIPLCLLAGWMLLRTLHENVERAKHRVDYAGAALLAVSLGLLILGALRGGQGWAWNSPVSIGLFVAGAALLAVFLAVERRAAEPVLPSWVVSRRLLGTTTLVSFGVGAVMIGLTSYVPTFLEGALGTSPLIAGLALAALTLGWPLSASQAGRFYLRIGFKATALIGISVTVAGLLVLALTAATPSVAPVAASCFVVGLGLGLVATPTLISAQSSVEWNERGVVTSTNMFARSIGSALGVAVFGAVANAVYATTAGEGAAPAVVAASGAVFLAALVGGILTVAAVLAMPAVGAGASGKDDDGGTDGEPALAEAEDNTR from the coding sequence ATGAAGACCGCGCGCGCCCAGGGGGTGGGGTTCCGCTCTGAACGGGGCCCCATTCTCATTGCCCTGATGCTGTCCACCGGCCTGGTGGCCATCGATTCCACCATCGTGGCTACCGCCGTCCCGTCGATCGTCCGGGACGTGGGCGGGTTTGAGTCCTTCCCCTGGCTGTTTTCCGCGTACCTGCTGGCCCAGGCCGTCTCGGTGCCCATCTACGGCAAACTGTCCGACATGCTGGGCCGCAAGCCCATCATCCTGGCGGGAATTGGGCTTTTCCTGCTTGGGTCCGTCCTCTGCGGCATCGCCTGGAGCATGCCCGCACTCATAGCGTTCCGCGCCCTGCAGGGCCTCGGTGCGGGCGCCGTCCTGCCGGTCTCCATCACCATCGCCGGGGACATCTACTCGCTGGAGGAGCGGGCCAAGGTCCAGGGCTACCTGGCCAGCGTCTGGGCTGTCTCCTCCGTGGTGGGCCCGAGCCTCGGCGGGATCTTCTCCTCGCTGGGGATCTGGCGCGGAATCTTCCTGGTCAACATTCCGCTGTGCCTCCTTGCCGGGTGGATGCTGCTCAGGACCCTGCACGAAAATGTTGAACGCGCCAAGCACCGGGTGGACTACGCCGGGGCGGCCCTGCTGGCGGTTTCGCTGGGCCTGCTGATCCTTGGTGCCCTCCGGGGCGGCCAGGGCTGGGCGTGGAATTCCCCGGTCAGCATCGGCCTCTTTGTTGCGGGCGCAGCGCTGTTGGCGGTGTTCCTGGCGGTGGAACGGCGGGCGGCGGAGCCGGTCCTGCCGTCCTGGGTGGTTTCGCGCAGGCTTTTGGGCACCACCACGCTGGTGTCCTTCGGCGTCGGGGCGGTGATGATCGGGCTGACCTCCTATGTGCCCACGTTCCTGGAAGGTGCGCTGGGAACCTCACCCCTTATCGCAGGCCTGGCGCTCGCGGCCCTGACCCTCGGCTGGCCCCTCAGTGCTTCACAGGCGGGCCGGTTCTACCTGCGAATCGGCTTCAAGGCCACGGCGTTGATCGGGATCTCCGTGACCGTGGCGGGACTCCTGGTCCTGGCACTTACGGCCGCCACACCCAGCGTGGCTCCAGTGGCCGCCAGCTGTTTCGTCGTGGGGCTCGGCCTGGGGCTGGTTGCCACTCCCACCCTGATCTCTGCCCAGTCCAGCGTTGAGTGGAATGAGCGCGGCGTGGTCACCAGCACCAACATGTTCGCGCGGTCCATTGGGAGCGCGCTGGGTGTGGCCGTCTTCGGTGCGGTGGCCAACGCGGTCTACGCCACCACGGCCGGGGAAGGCGCGGCACCCGCAGTCGTGGCTGCGTCCGGTGCCGTGTTCCTGGCCGCGCTGGTGGGCGGCATCCTCACGGTGGCGGCCGTGCTGGCCATGCCGGCGGTGGGGGCGGGCGCCTCCGGAAAGGACGACGACGGCGGCACGGACGGGGAGCCGGCCCTCGCCGAAGCGGAGGACAACACGCGGTAG
- a CDS encoding trehalase-like domain-containing protein, producing MPTPLNQSVADSALLTRSLPLDMLRAFIQSDAADNGLTPALLAELKVLARVPGLLVACNYGGTLCDAEGISTEILPLGNAAIALRALAALPNTHAAIISGRSLRDLAAVSRLPVEVHLIGSHGAESDMGFAHAQTLATESVLQKVNAELNEAVGFQKGIWIERKPVAVSVHTRPAPPDVVESVTETAREIARAHGLFFIVDGSVLDLSVVEPSKAEALENLRSRLGASAAMFAGDAYSDELAIATLRGPDLGLKVGQGQTAAAHRVRDPEAFARVLALLFELRRAWLFGEDAVGLERHTMIGNGSSTALLTPDAKVCWMSHPLPDSGSLFAHILGGDAAGHFSVEPVKASQVLGQRYVDSTMIVETRWADVTVTDYLEPAPDGITSLVRVLTGHGAARITFAPRPDYANAPFSMEARGGELHVVGTSEPIILFAPGITFSITSDGRHATATAAVNLQDGPVVLNLRCGDTEPQPADPGGETERRAGVALHARQWVQRLVLPSVKPSLVRRSALVLRALVHEPTGAVLAAPTTSLPEGIGGTRNWDYRYCWLRDGSMTVNALVDLGSTAEAAGFLAWLGRILEHAPGPEWLHPLYSVTGAPLSTEAVVDSLPGYAGSRPVRIGNAADHQVQLDVFGPVAELIHALSEREGALAEGHWDLMVQMASAVQARWHEPDHGIWEARRAARHHVYSKVMCWVTLDRALRTAARHGREPDPAWAPLAGTIRAEVLREGWDESARSYTVAYDSPDLDAAVLHIGLSGLLDVSDQRFLDTVTAVERELRVGPTVFRYRYDDGLPGLEGGFHICTTWLIEAYVAVGRIDEAWDLFDQLVNLFGPTGLLPEEYDPGTETHLGNHPQAYSHLGFIRCARLLDAHQGRR from the coding sequence ATGCCGACGCCGTTGAACCAAAGCGTGGCGGATTCCGCACTGCTCACCCGGTCCCTTCCGCTGGACATGCTCCGCGCCTTCATCCAGTCGGATGCGGCGGACAACGGCCTGACGCCTGCGCTGCTGGCCGAGCTGAAAGTGCTGGCGCGTGTTCCGGGATTGCTGGTGGCCTGCAACTACGGCGGGACCCTGTGCGACGCCGAAGGGATCTCCACCGAGATCCTGCCCCTGGGCAATGCGGCGATAGCCCTGCGCGCCTTGGCTGCCCTGCCGAATACCCACGCCGCCATCATTTCGGGGCGCTCGCTCCGCGACCTTGCGGCGGTGTCGCGGCTGCCCGTTGAGGTTCACCTGATTGGTTCGCATGGCGCGGAGTCGGACATGGGCTTCGCGCACGCGCAGACCCTGGCCACCGAGTCGGTCCTGCAGAAGGTCAACGCGGAGCTCAACGAGGCCGTGGGATTCCAGAAAGGCATTTGGATTGAACGCAAACCCGTGGCCGTTTCCGTCCACACCCGCCCGGCGCCGCCGGACGTGGTGGAGTCCGTGACGGAAACCGCCCGGGAGATTGCCCGCGCCCACGGGCTGTTCTTCATTGTGGACGGTTCCGTGCTGGACCTGTCCGTCGTGGAACCGTCCAAGGCCGAGGCACTGGAAAACCTCCGGTCACGGCTCGGGGCAAGCGCCGCCATGTTCGCCGGGGACGCCTACAGTGACGAGCTGGCCATCGCCACCCTGCGCGGGCCGGACCTCGGACTTAAGGTCGGTCAGGGGCAGACCGCTGCGGCCCACCGCGTCCGCGATCCGGAAGCCTTCGCCCGGGTCCTGGCCCTCCTCTTCGAGCTGCGGCGGGCCTGGCTGTTCGGCGAGGACGCGGTGGGCCTTGAGCGGCACACGATGATCGGCAACGGATCCTCCACCGCGCTGCTGACGCCGGACGCGAAGGTCTGCTGGATGAGCCATCCGCTGCCGGATTCCGGATCACTTTTCGCCCACATCCTCGGCGGAGACGCGGCCGGCCACTTTTCCGTGGAGCCGGTCAAGGCCTCCCAGGTGCTGGGGCAGCGGTACGTGGACAGCACCATGATTGTTGAGACCCGGTGGGCGGACGTCACGGTCACGGACTACCTTGAGCCTGCGCCGGACGGCATCACCAGTCTGGTCCGGGTGCTGACCGGCCATGGAGCCGCCCGGATTACTTTCGCTCCCCGGCCGGACTACGCCAATGCCCCGTTCAGCATGGAGGCCCGCGGCGGGGAACTGCATGTGGTGGGGACCTCGGAGCCCATCATCCTGTTCGCGCCTGGCATCACCTTCAGCATCACCTCGGACGGGCGCCATGCCACGGCCACGGCGGCGGTGAACCTGCAGGACGGCCCGGTGGTGCTCAACCTGCGCTGCGGCGATACCGAACCGCAGCCCGCGGACCCCGGCGGGGAGACGGAGAGGCGTGCCGGAGTGGCCCTGCACGCACGCCAGTGGGTGCAGAGACTTGTCCTGCCGTCCGTCAAACCCTCCCTGGTGCGGCGGTCGGCCCTGGTGCTCCGCGCCCTGGTCCATGAACCCACCGGCGCCGTCCTCGCAGCCCCCACCACGTCACTGCCGGAGGGGATCGGCGGCACAAGGAACTGGGACTACCGGTACTGCTGGCTGCGGGACGGGTCCATGACGGTTAACGCGCTGGTGGACCTCGGCTCCACGGCGGAGGCCGCGGGCTTCCTGGCATGGCTGGGCCGGATCCTCGAACATGCACCCGGCCCCGAGTGGCTGCACCCCCTGTACTCGGTGACCGGCGCGCCGCTCTCCACGGAGGCCGTCGTCGACAGCCTCCCGGGGTACGCGGGCTCACGTCCGGTCAGGATCGGCAACGCCGCGGACCACCAGGTCCAGCTGGACGTTTTTGGCCCGGTTGCCGAACTGATCCACGCCCTGAGCGAGCGGGAGGGTGCGCTCGCTGAGGGCCACTGGGACCTGATGGTCCAGATGGCCTCGGCCGTCCAGGCCCGCTGGCACGAACCGGACCACGGCATCTGGGAGGCCAGGCGCGCAGCGCGCCACCACGTCTATTCCAAGGTGATGTGCTGGGTGACGCTGGACCGGGCGCTGCGGACGGCCGCCCGCCACGGCCGGGAGCCGGACCCGGCCTGGGCTCCCCTGGCGGGCACCATCCGCGCGGAGGTGCTGCGCGAGGGCTGGGACGAGTCGGCGAGGTCCTACACCGTGGCCTACGACAGCCCGGACCTCGACGCCGCCGTCCTGCACATCGGGCTCTCCGGCCTGCTGGACGTTTCGGACCAGCGCTTCCTGGACACCGTCACCGCCGTGGAGCGGGAACTGCGCGTGGGTCCCACCGTCTTCAGGTACAGGTACGACGACGGCCTGCCGGGCCTGGAGGGCGGGTTCCACATCTGCACCACCTGGCTGATCGAAGCGTATGTGGCCGTGGGCCGCATCGATGAGGCCTGGGACCTGTTCGACCAGCTGGTGAACCTTTTCGGTCCCACCGGGCTGCTGCCGGAGGAGTACGATCCCGGCACGGAGACACACCTGGGGAACCATCCGCAGGCGTACTCGCACCTGGGCTTCATCCGCTGCGCGCGGCTCCTGGACGCACACCAGGGCAGGCGATAG
- a CDS encoding FAD-dependent oxidoreductase, whose amino-acid sequence MNTVLDTAVIGGGAMGSAAAWALSRRGRHVTLVEQFGPGHRIGASHGTTRNLNPGYHRPEYVAMLAEGLALWDELEQESGETLLARTGVVNHGPDPRLPDTAEALTQAGIRAELLSPAAARERWRGIRFDQQALHMPDGGQLNPEAALPALQRLAAARGAEIRHHTKVVDLQVTDDGVRLGLESAAGIEEVTAAQVVVTAGGWTEKLLGRVFSNNPGTGLRIPRLRVTQEQPAHFRVADAGAVWPGFNHYPGTGADYRGWYSPVYGMQTPGEGIKAGWHGVGPPVDPDRRSFQPEPGQLAALQDYARTWLPGVDADSFEAISCTYTTTPDEDFILDRIGPVVIGAGFSGHGFKFTPVIGRILADLATGTRPAPEIFRASR is encoded by the coding sequence ATGAATACTGTTCTGGACACCGCGGTGATCGGCGGCGGCGCCATGGGCTCGGCCGCCGCGTGGGCGCTGTCCCGCCGGGGCCGGCATGTGACTTTGGTGGAGCAGTTCGGGCCGGGGCACAGGATCGGGGCCTCGCACGGCACCACCCGCAACCTGAACCCCGGTTACCACCGTCCCGAATACGTGGCCATGCTGGCAGAGGGGCTGGCGCTGTGGGATGAGCTTGAGCAGGAAAGCGGCGAGACGCTGCTGGCGCGGACGGGGGTTGTGAACCACGGACCGGACCCCCGGCTTCCGGACACCGCCGAGGCATTGACGCAGGCGGGCATCCGCGCGGAGCTCCTGTCCCCGGCCGCGGCCCGGGAGCGCTGGCGCGGCATCCGTTTCGACCAGCAGGCACTGCACATGCCCGACGGCGGCCAGCTCAACCCTGAAGCAGCGCTTCCTGCATTACAGCGCCTCGCCGCAGCCCGCGGTGCCGAGATCCGGCACCACACCAAGGTGGTGGACCTGCAGGTGACGGACGACGGCGTCCGGCTGGGCTTGGAGTCCGCCGCCGGCATCGAGGAGGTCACTGCTGCGCAGGTGGTGGTCACGGCCGGCGGCTGGACGGAGAAGCTCCTGGGCCGGGTGTTCAGCAACAACCCCGGTACCGGGCTGCGGATTCCCAGGCTGCGGGTCACGCAGGAGCAGCCGGCACACTTCCGGGTGGCGGACGCGGGCGCAGTGTGGCCCGGCTTCAACCACTACCCCGGCACCGGGGCGGACTACCGGGGCTGGTATTCCCCCGTGTACGGCATGCAGACGCCCGGCGAGGGGATCAAGGCCGGCTGGCACGGCGTGGGCCCGCCCGTTGACCCGGACCGGCGCTCCTTCCAGCCCGAACCCGGGCAGCTCGCCGCCCTGCAGGACTACGCGCGGACGTGGCTGCCAGGCGTGGACGCCGATTCCTTCGAGGCCATCAGCTGCACCTACACCACCACCCCGGACGAGGACTTTATCCTGGACCGGATCGGCCCCGTGGTGATCGGTGCCGGGTTCTCCGGGCACGGGTTCAAGTTCACCCCGGTGATTGGGCGCATCCTCGCCGACCTCGCCACAGGCACCCGTCCCGCGCCGGAGATCTTCCGCGCTTCCCGCTAA
- a CDS encoding amino acid permease, whose protein sequence is MSSRDMTQSIMRRKPIDDIEEENKHSGLFKSLGLWQLTAIGVGGIIGVGIFSLAGLVAAGSETAPGVGPAVLISFLVAGLASAAAALSYAEFAGMIPRAGSAYTYGYVALGEIIGWFIGWDLLLEYIAIVAVVAIGISGYFDAFLSGIGIHMPVWMTSTADEGKGGIVNLPAILVCLLVTWILSRGTKAFGRFELVAVAVKVILILFIIGLGVFYIDTNNYNPFMPSGFGPVLAGAATVFFAVFGYDAMSTAAEEATDGKKHMPKAIILSLIIAMLLYVAATLVLTGMQNYKDIDPKAGFASAFTGVGLPVIATIISVFAVLSILTVMLTFLLGVTRVWFAMSRDGLLPGWFAKTDRHGTPQRVTWIAGVASAFLAGVFPIKEVADLTNIGILAAFVVVCFSVIIFRYKKPDAPRTFRLPLMPVIPAFGVLASAFLMFQLHWETWVRFGVWLVIGLAIYFFYGKKNSLMNPNSPRHEEIVEMHRPVG, encoded by the coding sequence ATGAGCAGTAGAGACATGACCCAGTCGATCATGCGGCGCAAGCCCATTGACGACATTGAAGAAGAGAACAAACACAGTGGCCTCTTTAAGTCACTCGGGCTTTGGCAGCTGACGGCCATCGGCGTTGGCGGCATTATCGGCGTCGGCATCTTCTCCCTCGCGGGGCTGGTGGCCGCCGGTAGCGAAACCGCACCCGGGGTGGGGCCCGCGGTGCTGATTTCCTTCCTGGTGGCAGGCCTCGCCTCGGCGGCGGCGGCGCTTTCCTACGCCGAGTTTGCGGGCATGATTCCGCGCGCCGGTTCCGCCTACACCTACGGGTACGTGGCCTTGGGCGAGATCATCGGCTGGTTCATCGGCTGGGACCTGCTGCTGGAATACATCGCCATCGTGGCTGTGGTGGCCATCGGCATCTCCGGCTACTTTGACGCCTTCCTCTCCGGCATCGGCATCCATATGCCTGTTTGGATGACCTCGACGGCGGATGAAGGCAAGGGCGGCATCGTCAACCTCCCTGCCATCCTGGTCTGCCTGCTGGTCACCTGGATCCTCTCTCGCGGCACCAAGGCGTTCGGCCGGTTCGAACTGGTGGCTGTGGCCGTCAAGGTCATCCTGATCCTCTTCATCATCGGCCTTGGCGTCTTCTACATCGACACCAACAACTACAACCCGTTCATGCCGAGCGGCTTCGGTCCCGTGCTTGCCGGCGCAGCCACGGTCTTCTTCGCAGTTTTCGGCTACGACGCCATGAGCACCGCGGCCGAGGAAGCCACCGACGGCAAGAAGCACATGCCCAAGGCCATCATCCTGTCCCTCATCATCGCCATGCTGCTCTACGTGGCCGCCACCCTGGTGCTGACCGGCATGCAGAATTACAAGGACATCGATCCCAAAGCCGGCTTCGCGTCAGCCTTCACCGGCGTGGGCCTTCCGGTCATCGCCACGATCATCTCGGTGTTTGCTGTGCTGTCCATCCTCACCGTGATGCTGACATTCCTCCTGGGCGTCACCCGCGTATGGTTCGCCATGAGCCGCGACGGGCTGCTTCCCGGCTGGTTCGCCAAGACGGACCGCCATGGAACGCCCCAGCGGGTCACATGGATCGCCGGCGTTGCCTCAGCGTTCCTGGCCGGGGTATTCCCCATCAAGGAAGTCGCGGACCTCACCAACATCGGCATCCTTGCCGCGTTCGTCGTCGTCTGCTTCTCCGTGATCATCTTCCGCTACAAGAAGCCGGACGCTCCGCGCACCTTCCGCTTGCCGCTGATGCCGGTCATCCCCGCATTCGGCGTCCTGGCCTCCGCATTCCTGATGTTCCAGCTGCACTGGGAGACCTGGGTGCGGTTCGGCGTCTGGCTGGTCATCGGCCTGGCCATCTACTTCTTCTATGGCAAGAAGAACTCCCTGATGAACCCCAACAGCCCCCGGCATGAGGAGATTGTGGAGATGCACCGGCCCGTCGGCTGA